CGACCAGTGGGGCCAGACAGAGGGCTGGCGCTGTCGCAGTTGTCTCGGCTACGTCGAACTCGACGGCGGCCGTCGAAGTTTCGACGTGACGACGATAGCGACCGGCACCGAGTTCGAGCTGTCGGCGCTCTCGAAGCAGGTGAGTCACGTCACGGGCATGGACTCCCCGCGCGTCGTTCGCGTGGGCGAAACAGACCAGCGGTACCGAGTGACCACCGATGAGTAAGCTACCCTCGCTCCTCCGGGAGTACGTCGCCGACGAACTGCGTGGCGTCTACACCGTCTCGATGGTCGTCGTCGAGTCCGTAGACGACGAGCGGCGGCGATGCACGGTGAGCTTCAAGCGGGACGAGAACGTCCTCGTGGACGAAGTTCCCATCGCCGCGACGTTCGCGTCCGGCGACGGCTACGGCGAAATTGCCCCCATCCAGCAGGGCGACGAAGGGTTCGTCCTGCACACGAAGGAGCCACTGGACGAACTGCTCATCCAAAGCGGGCACCGCGAAATCAGCTACGAGCAGCGGCAGTTCGCGCCGCAGGACGCCGTCTTCTTCCCCTGCGTCTGGAACGAGAAAGACACGATTCCGGACCACGAACCGGGCGAGTACCTCATCGCGCACGCAGACAGCGTGATTCGCGTCAAACCCGACGGCACGGTGTCACTAGCCGACGAAACCGGCCAGCAGTTGCGACTCGACCCCGAGACGAAGGAGACGACGGTGTCGCATCCGAGCGGGCAGACGATTCGGCTCAAATCTGACGGCATCGAACTCGAAGGGACGGTCAGCATCGGCGACCCCGCGGCCGCTGAGTCGGTCGCCGTACAGGACCACACCCACGACGTGACGCTGAGCGACGGCGCTACGGCGACCACTCAGTCGCCGAACGAGGATGGCACAGACACGGAGCTATCGTGATGGACGAAACTATGGTGACGGCGAACTGCCGTCGAAAACACATACATAAGGAGAGTGATAAAATTTGAATCAGATGACTCGCTTCGGGAAGACGCTGGCACTCGAATCGAGCGGTGACCTCGAAGTGAACGAGTTGAACACCATCCGATGGGTCCGCGGCCACGAGGCGGTCGTACAGGACCTGAAAGTGACGCTGGCGACGATACAGGGCGAGGACCCGTTCGACCCGGAACACGGCCTCGACATGTTCGCCGCCACGGGAACCAGCGAACCGAGACTGAAACTCGAAGTCGTACAGGCACTCGACCGCGACGACCGGGTGAAAAAGGTAGACGAAGTGGTCATCGACCGCGACGATAGCCGACGAGCGTCGGTGCAGGTGACGGTGACGCTCGTAGACGACAGCCAACACACGTTCGAGGTGACACAATGAGTTACGGAGTTCAAGACGACGGAACGTTCGAGCGAAAGCACATCGACGACATCCAGGACAGCCTGATGGACAAGATTCAGCAGGAGGCCGGGGAGGACATCGACTTGAAACAGTCCTCGCCGCTCAAGCAACTGCTGGACACGGTCGCAATCGAAGTCGCCGGTCTCTGGGAGGCCGCAGAAGAGAACTACTATGCGACCTACTACGAGGACGCGTTCGGCACGCAACTCGACAAACTCCTGTCGCTGGCGGGGATGTCCCGCATCCCGCGCCGCTCGGCGACCGGCGAAGTGGAGTTCCGCACCGAGAACCCAAACGACACGGACAAGACCGTCTCGAAGGGCCGCGAGGTGACGACGCGCAAGACCGACGAGAAGCCCGCCATCCCGTTCAAGACGGTCGAAGAAGCGGTGCTGCCCGCGGGCGAGACGAGCGTCACCGTGGCCGTCGAGGGCAAGAAACCCTGGGAGACGAACGTAGACGAGAAGTGGCTCGGCGAGGAGACGAACCTGGCGGCCAACACCCTCACCGAACTCAAAGAACCGCTCTCGGGCATCGATTCCGTGACGAACCCCCAACCGACTGGCGACACCGCTATCGGGTTCGTGGAGGGCCGCGACCGCGAGTCGGACGCCGAGTTCAAACTCCGGTACGAGAACACCTTCGCGAAGTCCGGCGACGCGACGATGGACGCGGTCCGGTCGGAGATATTCAACGCCTCCGCTGACATCGTGAACGTCTACATGGAGGAAAACGTCACGCTGAACGACAACACGGGGTCGGGCGGTCTCCCCGCTAAGTCGTTCCGCGCGACAGTGCTGGGCGGGTCGCCCGACGAAATCGCGCAAGCGATTCTCGACTCCCGACCCGCGGGCATCCAGTCGTACGGCGACGAGTCCGGCACTGCCGAGACGACTGACGGCATCACGAAGACCGAGAACTTCCAGCGGGCGACCCAGACGGACGTCTACGCCGACATCGACGTGACGACGACGAACACCTTCCCCAGCGACGGCGCGACGAAAATCAAGGACAACGTCGTCCACTACGTCGGCGGCGAAGACACCGCGGGACTGGAGTTCTCCGGCACGGAAATCGGCGAGAACGTCATCTACGACCAAGTGTTCGCGGCCGTGATGGACGTGACCGGCGTCCAAGAGGTAGACATCGCGCTCGGCGAACAAGGCGACCTCGACGGCTCGAACGTCCAAGTCGGCGAGACGAGCGTCGCCCGAACCGACCTCGATTGGCTCGACGTGGTGGTGAACTAGCGTGGCCGAGACGGAATCCGAGACGAACCCCGAACTACTGGGTGAGTTGGAGGACGAGTCGTTCGAGCGTCTCAGTCGGACGCTCAAGAGTCCGTACCCCGACGACGAGGGGACGTTCTGGCACGACCTACTCCAGACGATTGCGAGCGAAGTCGGCGAGTTGGGCGAGAAGAACCACGAGACACTCGACTCGAAGGTCATCGACGACGCGACCGGCGCGCAACTCGACAAACTCGGCGAATTAGTTCAGACGACGCGCCACAGCGGTGAGTCAGACGACCACTACCGCGGTCGGCTCAAGGTGCAACTTCGGCGCTTCCTGAGCGGGGCGACTATCGAACAGATACAGGAGACCGCCGCAATCCTGCTCAACGTCAACTCCGACCGAATCGCCATCGAAGAGGAGTTCGACGTCGAACCCGGCCGGTTCACGGTCAAGTTTTGGCAGAGCGACCTCGAAGCGGCGGGCGTCACCGACTCGGAGTTCCGCTCGTTCGTGGACCAAGTGCGGAGCGCTGGCGTTCGGTCGGTCGTGCAGGTGCGCGGGACGTTCATCCACCGGACGGTAGACGACTACGAGAACGGTAGCAACGACCCCGGGAAGGGGTACTACGACCCGGACGATGGGGTCGAGAACGGCACCTACGCCGGAATTCTGTAACCATGCAAACCGAAGAACTCGAACACGCAGACAGCGACCGGACCGAACCAGACGAGCGAACGGAATCGAGCGACGGAATCGAGTCGAACGAGCGAATCGACTCGAACGAGCGAATCGAACCGACTGACGGCGACGGGGGGTTTGCATCGCCCGAAGGTGACGAGTCGCCGACCGAACCCGGCGACTCGTTCGACCCCCAATCAGAGGGGAAAGCAGAGGCGAAACGAATCCTCACTGCGGTCGAGGGCGACACCGAGGCCGCTCGCGCTGAGACGGCGCTCGCTCGCAAGCGCGAGTCCGTCGAGCAGTTGAACCAGCAGTTGGCCGAGACTCAACGACGGCGGCGCGAGACGAACGACCGAATCAACGCGCTCGAATACACCGCCGAGCGAATCGCGTCGGCCGACGACGACCAACTCGTCATGCAGCACCTCGAAGGCGGGATTTCGACGAGCGTCCCTGCCGACGAGCGAGAAGACGTTCGCGAGCAACTCGGCGAGCGCGTTCGGCGACTCGAACAGCGACTGGAAGGTATCGACGGGCGCGTCGAAGGACTCGAACGCGCCATCGAGAAAGACCGCATCGCACTCGAACACCTGCGGAACCACCGTGACTTGGTGAGCGACCAATGACGAACGCAATCACGACCAACTCCTACATCTGGACGGACAGTGGCACGAAACCGACGAAGGGCGACGAGACCTACGAGCGGGGCAAACAACCCGTCGCGGCCTACGACAACTGGTCGATGTGGGCTGTCACGAAGGACATCGACGCGCTCAACCAGACGCTCGGCGACCACGCCGAATTCCACGAGGCGGGCGGACAGGCCGAACTCGACCTCGACGGCCTCGGCGTCGGTCGCAACCCCGCCGACACGATAACCGAGTCATCGACGCCCCAGTCGTTCACGTTCACGGCGTCGTCCCAGCGCGACATCCACACGAAGACCGACGTGCTGGTGTCGAACGGCACCTCGTCCTCGGCGACCGAGGACGTGACCGTCGAGTTGTACCGCGGAAGCGACGCCAGCGGCACGCTCGTCATCGAAGAGACCAAGAGCGTGACCGTGGCCAGCGGCGGGTCGAAGACGCCGACGTTCCTCGACACGGACAAACAACTCGACGACGACAGCTACTACGTCGAAATCACGCAGTCGGGGAGCGCCCTCTCTATCGACCAGACCGACGAGTACACGCTCGGCGGCCGCTACGTCACGAAGGAGTCCTCGACGGGCGACCTCCAGTTCGAAGACCACTACGGGGACGTGTACGCCGAGCGCCACGCGGTCGATGGTCACTGGACGACGTTCCCGGCGTTCGGCACGAACGTGGACCTCAAGTACAACTCGCTGGACAGAGTCGCCGACGTGAACGCCGACGACGTTCGCGCTCGCCACGACGACTTCCACGTCCGAACGAGCGGCAGCGGAAGCGGACAGGTCAAGTTGTACGACGAGTCCGCCGGACAGGACATCGCTCGCGCACACGAGGGCGGCGAACTCGAAGTACCGAACGGCGCGCTGTCGGTCGGCGACGACCTCCAGACGACCGGCGGAGCGACCATCTGGGACGCTTCGGCCGGACACGTCCCACAGGGTCGCCTCGAAAACGACGCCATCGACGTGAGCTACGACGGCAACCTCTCCGGAGAAGCGTCGGTCGCACTCGGCGGCACCCTGAACCTCTCGGTGGACGACGACTTCGTGAAGAACTCCGGAGACACGATGGCAGGGAACCTCGACATGGGTGGCAACGACCTCGAAGACGGCGGCACCACGGTCTGGGACACCTCGGCCGGACACGTCCCACAGGGTCGCCTCGAAAACGATTCCCTCACCGTCTCCGCGGGCGACGGTCTCAAGGGCGGTGGCCAGACGGCACTCGGTGGTTCGACCACGCTGAACGTCGAACCGGCGAACTTCGCGGGCGCAGGTCTCACCGACGACGGGAGCGACAACCTCGCGCTGTCGAACGACAGCGTGACCATCTCCGCGGGGAACGGCCTCTCCGGAGGTGGGTCGGTGGCGCTCGGCGGCTCTGTCAACCTCTCGGTCGAGGCCGCCCACGTCGAGAAGTCGGGCGACTCGATGAGCGGCGACCTCGACATGGGGTCGAACGCCACGCAGTACGGCGACTTCGAAGTCCGAGCGAACAGTTCGACGAACGCACTCGAATTCAACTACACCGGGTAGATGTCGCTCAGAGCAGCGTGGCCGTTCGACGGAACGTTGGCCGACGCCACCGGTAACGGCAACGACGGGGAGGGGGCTGTCAGTTACGCGAACGGCAAATGGGGCCGCGCGTTGGTCGGCGACGGTTCGACCGTCTCGGTTCCGGTGTCTTCGTCCATCGAAGACGTGTTCAGCGGCGAGGAGTTCACCGTCTCGGTCTGGTGGAAACAGACCAGTCACACCGACGGCGACGACTGGGCCGACATCCTCCGGTACTTCGATACCGACGGGAACAGGCGACGGCTCGAACGCGGCAACGCCGACAACAGCGCCACCGCGGACTTCTGGTGCAACTTCGCCGACGCGAGCAACCAGGTTTCGACGGACTCGTTCGGCGTCGGGAGCGACGAGTGGTTCCACCTCGTGATACGGCGCACGCCGACCGAACAGAGCGCGTGGGCGAACGGGTCGAAGATTCTCTCCGAGTCGGTGTCGGGGTCGGTCACGCCCATCGACGCGGGCACCGACCTCGCCATCAATCCGCACGACTGCGGCGGCGACATCGGCGAGATACGACTCTACGACCGTGCGCTGTCGGAGGTGGAGATTCGACAGGTGAGTCGCGGCCTCGTGGGCCACTGGAAACTCAACGGCACGGCCACGGACAGTTCGGTCTACGACAACGACGGCACCGCAAGCGGCGCGAAGACGACGGCCGACACCGCGCTCACGCGACGGTGCTACACGTTCGACGGGAACGACGACCACGTCGAAGTCCCCTACGACGACTCGCTGGACGTCCGTGAAGCAGTGACGATTAGCGCGTGGGTCCGGTCGGACATCGACCCCGACCAGACCGCGGACAACGACTGGCGAGGAATCTGTAGTCGCTCGGGGTCGCCGTACCGACTCCTCTTGGAAGAGGGCGGCACGTTCTCTGGGAGCGTCTACGTCGGCGGCAACCGACTGAAGACCGACGCACCCGACAGCGAGTTCGCCGTCGGCGAGTGGCACCACGTCGCGTTCACTCACGTCGGAGCGACCGGCGAGGCGAAACTCTACGTCGATGGCGAACTCGCCACCTCGAAGACGTTCTCCACGACGGGGAGTTTCGACACTAACGCGAGCGACTGGTACATTTCCGAGGACGGCACGCACTGGTCCGGCGAAATCAGCGACGTGCGACTGTACGCGACCGAACTCTCCGCCGAGGCGATAGGCCAACTGGCCGAAAATCGCGCGACGCTGGACGACCGGGGGAGCCTGCACGCCCACGAGTTCGTCGAGCATCCGATTCGACGTGGTGCCGACGGTGCGCGCTACGTCTCGGTCGGCGACACCGCCGAACTGGCCGCACTTCGAGACGGCACCGACGTCTACGTAGACGGCGCGAAGCAGACGACGCTGACCGCACAGGAGACCGTCTCACTGTCCGTCAGTGACGGCGACGTGATTTCGGCTGACGAACCGCTCTACTCGGGCGACTACAGAGCAGGCGTACCACTCGGCTGGCGCGGCACGCAGTTCGCGTGGCGAAACGACCGCCACGGGCCGATTACGCTTCACCTCTACGCGACGCACGCCGACGCGACCGTAGACGTGTACAAGGTGGCTTCGGACCCGTACGCGCCCGACGCGACGACGACCGTCCCGGCTCAGACGCACGTGACCGTTTCGACCACCGACGACGACGACCAATGGATAATCGAGAGTGACGAACCCGTCGTCGCCTTCGCGGAACCGAGCGGCGACTACCGACCGCTCTATCCCGCGACGGCCGAACTCACGGGGGTTCCCGGTGGCGGGATGAACGTCGTGGCGCTCGAAGACGGCACGTTGGTGACGGCGTACGCGTCGGACGGCACGTCGAGTTCGAACACGCTGAGTCGCGGCGACCACTGGTCGCCGTACTCGAACAGCCAGTACGACGGCGTCGCCGTGAATCTCGTCGCCGACGGGCCGATTACCTGCGACACGCAGGGTGACGGTGACGGCGGCGACATGACGACGTTCTTCGACCGGCGTGGGTTCGCCACCGAGTACGTCCTCCCGGTTCGCGCGGAGTTCGTCACGCTCGCCGGACTGGAAGCAGGCGCGACCGTCGAGGTGTACGACCCGTCGGGGTCGAGCATCGACACCCAGACGGTCAGCGGCGGGTCTGCCGCGAACGCGCCGACCTACTGCCAGATAGATGAGGGAGACGTTTCGTACACGCTCGCCGCGGGAACGAAGTTCGTCTGCTCGGCCCCCCAATGGGCGATGTTCGAGAACTACAGCAACGACGACGAGACGACGTTCTTCGGGGCGTCGTCGGCCGACGGCTACGCTGGGCCGACACGACTGCCGACGGAGACGGGCGTCGTGGAAGCCGCGGCGTTCGACGAGACGAACCTCTCCCTCTCGACGGGGTTGGCCCGCGACGAGGGCGGCGTGTTCGGCCTCGGAGGTGAACTGAATGAGTACTGAAATCGTAGCAAAGGAGGAGTTGGCGTGACGCTCGTCGCACAGTGGACGTTCGACGGCGACTTGAAAGACCGGTCGGGGTCCGACCACGACCTCTCGGGGTCGGTTGCCTACACCGAGGGGAAGACAGGACAAGCACTGGTCAGTGCAGGCAACGCACTCGACGTGCCGCTCACGAGCGAGATGGAAGGTGTCTTCTCGGGCACCGAACTGACCGTCGCGGTTCGCATTCGCATCGACAGTTCGAGCAAGCAGTGGGCGGACATCCTCCGGTACGACGACCCGAAAGGATGGGAGCGCCGCCTCGAACGCGGTAACGCCGACTCGAATACTGGCCGTGCGGACTACTGGTGTAACTTCGGTCTCACGGACACGAACACGACGCTGTCGAACCACGACATCGGCCCCGCCGACGAGTGGTACACGCTCGTAATCCGCCGCCAACCGGACAACGTCGGCGTCTGGGTCGATGGCACCGAAATCGACACTGCCAACGTCTCGAACCCGATTCCACAGATTTCCGGCGGCCTGCAGATCGACCAGAACGACAGCGACACGGCAATCGACGAGTTGCGACTGTACGACCACGCCGTCTCCGACGGCGAGATTCGGCGCTTCGCCCGTGACGAAGTGGGGCGCTGGAAGTGCAGCGACCTCGTCGAACCCATCGACAACATCTACGATTCAGAGAACCTCGGCCCGCAGTGGAACATGGTGACCCACGGTAACGGGAGCGGAACCATCAGCGTCACCGACGACCCCGCCGCGCCTAGCGCACCCGAGAGTACGACCAAACTCGTCATGGAGAAGACGACGACGGGGGACGACTCGGGGACGAGCGAGGACGACAAAATCTGGCACGGCGACCACAAGAACGGCGCGGACAGCGTCGTCGCCTCGGCGGGCGACACGTTCACGTTCTCGGGGTGGTACCGACTGACCGACTCGTCGGGAGACCCGCGAGGACTCTCCTGTCAGCTCTATGCGACTAACGAATCGTGGAACGAGTACGGGGACGGGACCGGACTTTCGCTCGAAGCAGACGCCACGTGGCACCGATTCGAGACGACGGTCGAGTTGACGACCGACAAGGAAGTCACTCCGTCGTGGCAGTGGGGCTACGACTACGGTCCCCAGACGCTGGAGCTGTGCGGGTTGCAGGTCCAGTACGGCACCGCGCCGTCCGACGAGTTCGTGCAGGGCAAAGGCTCTCGGCCCGGACTCGCGCCGGATAGCACCGGTCACGGCTACGACGGTGACGCTTCCGGCGTCTCCCAAGCAGACGGGAGTATCCTCGGGACGACCTGTGCGTCGTTCGACGGCACGAACGACCGCATCACCCTGCCGAACCTCGGTCTCTCTGGCGACCGGTCGCTCACGCTCTCGGCGTGGCTCCGAGTCGATTCGGACGCCGACGATTCGAACAACGTCTTCGGCTTCGGCGGCAAGGACGGGAGCGACACGTTCTCGCTACGGACGAACGGCGACGGTGGGTTCAAGTTCTACTTCTGGGGCGACGACCTGAACGTGAGTACGTCGAACTACTACGGGTCGTGGCACCACGTCGTCGCGCGATACGACGCCGACACCGGCGAGCGAACGGTGTTCCTGGACGACCAGCAGGTGGGTACGGACTCGCCTGCAACCCCTTCGTTCGCGGACGCGGACTACCGAATCGGTGGGTTCAACGACGAGTACTTCGCGGGAGAACTCGCCGACGTTCGCCTGTACGCCAGCGCGCTCTCGGCGAGTGAAATCGAGCATCTCTACCGGAACCGCGCCAGCCTCGACCACAACGGGACGCTCCACGCCCACGAGTTCGTGGAGTACGACGAGCGACTGATGATAGACGACGAGACGTTCGCCTGCAGCCAGCAGGAGTACGGGTCGCTCGCAACAGTCACCCCACTCGACACCGACCTGAGCGACTGGGCCGAGAGTGACGACACGCTCGGCAGTATCGCAGTGGTCGGCGAAGCCGAAGTGACCGACACGACGTACGTGCCGAAAACCTTCGAGTTCACCAAAGACAACAACGATAGAGGCTTCAAAGTGGCGTGGTCGGCAGGCGTCGTCTCGCCCGACGGCTGGCAGACCGGGTGGAACGAGTTCTACGTCCCCGTCGATAGCGACGAGTACGTCAGCGCGTCGAGCACGCCATGGGACGACATGGACCGACTGCAACTGTACCGGACGGGACCGACTACGGGCGACACGAACCAGACGATTCGGCTCCGCGACCTCCGACTCGTGAAGACGCCCGACGCCGCCGACTCCGGAGCGTTCGACGTAGGGGAAGACGGCGTCATTTCGGCCGTCGAGTTCGACGAGGAGACGGCACTCGACGGAGCGACGGTCGCGGAAGACGCGCCGACGCGGCTGTCTGTCGGCCGATTGGACGAGCGATAACACTACTTCCTGCCGACGTTCGCTCCGACGGCGTTCGCTTCGGCTTCGCCTCTCACGACCACTGCCGTATCGCCACCGAATCAACGCATGCAGCCAGTAGCACCGAATTCGAACGACGCGACCAACCACGACATCACAACGACGAACTACACATGCCCGACGCAACGCTCAGAAAGCGAGGCTACCTTCGCTGTCCGACCACGGACGGCGCGTCAACGCCCTCGACCGCGACGCTGACTCCATCGACGTTCACCGTGATGGTTCGGTGTCGAATCACCGGCGGTCAGGGGAACTGGCGCGGCGTCGTCCAGAAACGAAACGGCTCGAACCAAACCGGCTGGAACCTCTACGCATCGGAGAACGACACGTGGTCGTTCTGGCTCGGTTCCGATAGCGGGTGGCTCACCGCTGGCGGCGGAAACGTCGTCGTCAACCAATGGGTGACCGTCACCGGCATCTGGGACGGGACCGAGCAACGACTGTACGTCGATGGCGACGAACTGGTGGGTCGCGCCGAGAGCGGCGTTCAACCGACCTGTTCGACGGATTTCGGCGTCTGGAACCACGGAGGTGCCGGTTCGACTCCAAGCGGCGACGTGGCGTGGGTCGCGTTCTGGAACCGCGGCCTCTCCCAGCAGGAAGTTCGGCACACCCAGTACGGCCCCGGCGGCGGCGAAGCCGACCTCGCGGGCTACTGGCAGTTCAACGGCCCCGGCGACACCTCGGTATCCGACCTCAGCGGAAACGGACACGAGATGACGGTTCGGGGCGACGCTTCGGTGAAAGAGCGTCCCGGGAGCGACCTCCTACTGACCGGCGAGTTGCAAGAAGTCGAGACTGACGCGACGGGGTTCGCCGTCGCGCCCGGTACGAAGAACTGGGTGGAAAACGCCTCGTTCGAAGACGACTCGGCAGTGTGGTCGTGGAACGCGACGACTGGAACCGGCCCCGAGGTCGCAAGCGGCGGTGTCTACGGCGACCAGTGTTTGCTGATGCACGACGACGACGGCGAGTGGGTCGGCGCGTCCCAGACGCTCGGCTACGTCGGCGGCGAGTTCGCAGTCGGCGACGAACTGACGCTGAGCTACTGGTGCAAATCTCCGGACGGGAAGCGCGCCGTCTGTGGAATCTACAACCCGACGGACCAGACGTGGGTCGGCAAGGACAGCGTCGATGCGAACGCGGACGGGTCGTGGACGCGTGGCCAGTACACCTACACCGTCTCGTCGGACGACAGCGGCGACGAACTCAAGGTATATCTCTACGGTCACTACGGCGGGACCGGCGACATCTACTACGACGCGGTGCAGGTCGAGAAGCGAGCGAGCGCCACGCCGTTCGCGGACGGCGACGTGGCGGGTATTCGCGGCATCGCAAACGGTTTCACGGAATTTTGCGCGACGGAGATGCAGGTCTCGCCCAGAACCGAGAGCTACCTCTCGAACGGTCTGATGGCCGACGGCGACCGGCCGCAACCCGAAGGTGGGCACACCAACCCGTCGTACTTCGAGGTAATCGAGGAACCCACGGCGGGCAACCCGCTTAAGACGGACTACGTTCTGCACTTCGGTCCGACCTCCGGAGAAACGTGCGAGTACGAATTTGACGTGGATCCGAGCGAGGACCAGCCTGCGGGCACCTACACCCTCGGTGCGTGGGTCTACGCAACCGGCGACTGGGACGGCGACGAACAACTGTTCCACAGTCGGTGGTACGACCCCAGCGGCACCGAACTCGGGA
The sequence above is a segment of the Halorussus halophilus genome. Coding sequences within it:
- a CDS encoding LamG domain-containing protein, translating into MTLVAQWTFDGDLKDRSGSDHDLSGSVAYTEGKTGQALVSAGNALDVPLTSEMEGVFSGTELTVAVRIRIDSSSKQWADILRYDDPKGWERRLERGNADSNTGRADYWCNFGLTDTNTTLSNHDIGPADEWYTLVIRRQPDNVGVWVDGTEIDTANVSNPIPQISGGLQIDQNDSDTAIDELRLYDHAVSDGEIRRFARDEVGRWKCSDLVEPIDNIYDSENLGPQWNMVTHGNGSGTISVTDDPAAPSAPESTTKLVMEKTTTGDDSGTSEDDKIWHGDHKNGADSVVASAGDTFTFSGWYRLTDSSGDPRGLSCQLYATNESWNEYGDGTGLSLEADATWHRFETTVELTTDKEVTPSWQWGYDYGPQTLELCGLQVQYGTAPSDEFVQGKGSRPGLAPDSTGHGYDGDASGVSQADGSILGTTCASFDGTNDRITLPNLGLSGDRSLTLSAWLRVDSDADDSNNVFGFGGKDGSDTFSLRTNGDGGFKFYFWGDDLNVSTSNYYGSWHHVVARYDADTGERTVFLDDQQVGTDSPATPSFADADYRIGGFNDEYFAGELADVRLYASALSASEIEHLYRNRASLDHNGTLHAHEFVEYDERLMIDDETFACSQQEYGSLATVTPLDTDLSDWAESDDTLGSIAVVGEAEVTDTTYVPKTFEFTKDNNDRGFKVAWSAGVVSPDGWQTGWNEFYVPVDSDEYVSASSTPWDDMDRLQLYRTGPTTGDTNQTIRLRDLRLVKTPDAADSGAFDVGEDGVISAVEFDEETALDGATVAEDAPTRLSVGRLDER
- a CDS encoding GPW/gp25 family protein, whose product is MTRFGKTLALESSGDLEVNELNTIRWVRGHEAVVQDLKVTLATIQGEDPFDPEHGLDMFAATGTSEPRLKLEVVQALDRDDRVKKVDEVVIDRDDSRRASVQVTVTLVDDSQHTFEVTQ
- a CDS encoding LamG domain-containing protein; translated protein: MPDATLRKRGYLRCPTTDGASTPSTATLTPSTFTVMVRCRITGGQGNWRGVVQKRNGSNQTGWNLYASENDTWSFWLGSDSGWLTAGGGNVVVNQWVTVTGIWDGTEQRLYVDGDELVGRAESGVQPTCSTDFGVWNHGGAGSTPSGDVAWVAFWNRGLSQQEVRHTQYGPGGGEADLAGYWQFNGPGDTSVSDLSGNGHEMTVRGDASVKERPGSDLLLTGELQEVETDATGFAVAPGTKNWVENASFEDDSAVWSWNATTGTGPEVASGGVYGDQCLLMHDDDGEWVGASQTLGYVGGEFAVGDELTLSYWCKSPDGKRAVCGIYNPTDQTWVGKDSVDANADGSWTRGQYTYTVSSDDSGDELKVYLYGHYGGTGDIYYDAVQVEKRASATPFADGDVAGIRGIANGFTEFCATEMQVSPRTESYLSNGLMADGDRPQPEGGHTNPSYFEVIEEPTAGNPLKTDYVLHFGPTSGETCEYEFDVDPSEDQPAGTYTLGAWVYATGDWDGDEQLFHSRWYDPSGTELGTTNGGFPSERDTWQYVTKSFDTGTSAVSKFRWYCGYPQQSTTGDVYVTGFQLYEGDQRVPYGDGALALGGRLLEDVTL
- a CDS encoding LamG domain-containing protein, encoding MSLRAAWPFDGTLADATGNGNDGEGAVSYANGKWGRALVGDGSTVSVPVSSSIEDVFSGEEFTVSVWWKQTSHTDGDDWADILRYFDTDGNRRRLERGNADNSATADFWCNFADASNQVSTDSFGVGSDEWFHLVIRRTPTEQSAWANGSKILSESVSGSVTPIDAGTDLAINPHDCGGDIGEIRLYDRALSEVEIRQVSRGLVGHWKLNGTATDSSVYDNDGTASGAKTTADTALTRRCYTFDGNDDHVEVPYDDSLDVREAVTISAWVRSDIDPDQTADNDWRGICSRSGSPYRLLLEEGGTFSGSVYVGGNRLKTDAPDSEFAVGEWHHVAFTHVGATGEAKLYVDGELATSKTFSTTGSFDTNASDWYISEDGTHWSGEISDVRLYATELSAEAIGQLAENRATLDDRGSLHAHEFVEHPIRRGADGARYVSVGDTAELAALRDGTDVYVDGAKQTTLTAQETVSLSVSDGDVISADEPLYSGDYRAGVPLGWRGTQFAWRNDRHGPITLHLYATHADATVDVYKVASDPYAPDATTTVPAQTHVTVSTTDDDDQWIIESDEPVVAFAEPSGDYRPLYPATAELTGVPGGGMNVVALEDGTLVTAYASDGTSSSNTLSRGDHWSPYSNSQYDGVAVNLVADGPITCDTQGDGDGGDMTTFFDRRGFATEYVLPVRAEFVTLAGLEAGATVEVYDPSGSSIDTQTVSGGSAANAPTYCQIDEGDVSYTLAAGTKFVCSAPQWAMFENYSNDDETTFFGASSADGYAGPTRLPTETGVVEAAAFDETNLSLSTGLARDEGGVFGLGGELNEY
- a CDS encoding baseplate J/gp47 family protein; the protein is MSYGVQDDGTFERKHIDDIQDSLMDKIQQEAGEDIDLKQSSPLKQLLDTVAIEVAGLWEAAEENYYATYYEDAFGTQLDKLLSLAGMSRIPRRSATGEVEFRTENPNDTDKTVSKGREVTTRKTDEKPAIPFKTVEEAVLPAGETSVTVAVEGKKPWETNVDEKWLGEETNLAANTLTELKEPLSGIDSVTNPQPTGDTAIGFVEGRDRESDAEFKLRYENTFAKSGDATMDAVRSEIFNASADIVNVYMEENVTLNDNTGSGGLPAKSFRATVLGGSPDEIAQAILDSRPAGIQSYGDESGTAETTDGITKTENFQRATQTDVYADIDVTTTNTFPSDGATKIKDNVVHYVGGEDTAGLEFSGTEIGENVIYDQVFAAVMDVTGVQEVDIALGEQGDLDGSNVQVGETSVARTDLDWLDVVVN